One window of the Phycisphaerae bacterium genome contains the following:
- a CDS encoding beta-galactosidase: MKSDPEKRSTMKLVLNAADACPKVLTGHLKMGGTNPNGCQINANSFYFTIAGKPVLPVMGEFHFSRYPRQYWEEEILKMKACGINIIATYIFWIHHEEIQGQWDWKGDKDLRYFVQLCAKNDLYVFPRIGPYAHGECRNGGFPDWIWDMPNQRTDDPVYLTYARNLYTEIFKQLKGMMYKDGGPVIGIQVENEYWFGKAGEKHMMTLKNMAIEIGFDVPLYTVTGWKDASIPQDEFIPVWNGYADLPWELHTDKLPPMPEYFFHHVRNNEIMDEELNLKTNGYTVDFSRYPYATCEMGAGIQITYHRRPIVSTDDVCALSMVKLGNGSNLMGYFVFHGGTHPDGIKTTMQEVYGRPYKLEYPVKSYDFQAPIGEFGQIPESYQGFKIMHLFLNDFGHLLAPMISVLPQERPENVNDTKTLRFAARAKDDAGFLFFNNYQRLTEMNDFEDCRVQLKLKKEILTLPRKPFDVKKGAYFVWPFNLAMNDALLKYSTTQMLCKLNDKETNTYFFFGIDGIDAEYAFDSTTVQSVKTHGGKISSADGVTYISGAKPGTNCIIHIVTASGEKIDIVTLTSEQAKHCWKGQAWGRQRVFLSKANLLFGRDDLKVYSTDPEQMFFSVYPASEEELSDRLGRLPSEDDGLFTQYTMTRQYKNVKIGINASTDGVEKRDYKEWSIQVPTDLLDETSDVFLRIHYVGDTACAYINGRLAADNFYNGLPWEIGLKRFAPEILQAGLTIRITPMRNQSQIYLENWVKPPKGKESNIEKIEVLPEYSATVIQSRMPAITAKRPELSLSKE; encoded by the coding sequence TTGAAAAGCGACCCTGAAAAACGCAGTACGATGAAGCTCGTATTAAATGCGGCAGATGCCTGTCCAAAGGTTCTTACCGGTCATTTGAAAATGGGCGGAACAAATCCTAACGGCTGTCAAATTAATGCCAATAGTTTTTATTTTACCATTGCAGGGAAACCAGTTTTACCCGTTATGGGTGAATTTCATTTTTCACGCTATCCGCGGCAGTATTGGGAAGAAGAAATACTGAAGATGAAAGCCTGCGGCATAAATATTATCGCGACGTATATTTTCTGGATTCATCACGAAGAAATACAGGGGCAATGGGACTGGAAGGGCGATAAAGACCTTAGATATTTTGTCCAGTTATGTGCTAAAAACGACCTGTATGTTTTTCCGCGAATAGGGCCTTACGCTCATGGCGAATGCCGTAACGGCGGTTTTCCGGACTGGATTTGGGATATGCCGAATCAACGAACCGACGACCCTGTTTATCTGACGTACGCGAGAAACCTTTACACTGAAATTTTCAAACAACTAAAAGGGATGATGTATAAAGACGGCGGCCCTGTGATTGGAATCCAGGTGGAAAACGAGTATTGGTTCGGCAAAGCCGGCGAAAAGCATATGATGACGCTGAAAAATATGGCGATAGAAATCGGCTTTGATGTTCCGCTCTATACCGTTACAGGATGGAAGGACGCTTCGATTCCGCAGGATGAATTTATTCCCGTATGGAACGGTTATGCGGATTTACCATGGGAGCTGCATACTGACAAGCTGCCACCTATGCCTGAATATTTCTTCCATCATGTTCGAAACAACGAAATAATGGACGAAGAATTGAATCTGAAGACAAACGGCTATACTGTAGACTTTTCCCGCTATCCTTACGCTACTTGTGAAATGGGTGCGGGAATTCAGATAACGTATCATCGACGACCTATTGTCAGCACCGACGATGTTTGTGCTTTATCTATGGTAAAACTTGGAAACGGCTCGAACCTGATGGGTTATTTCGTATTTCACGGCGGCACTCATCCGGACGGTATTAAAACCACTATGCAGGAAGTTTATGGCAGGCCGTATAAGCTTGAATACCCTGTTAAATCTTACGATTTCCAGGCGCCTATCGGCGAGTTCGGTCAAATCCCGGAGTCGTATCAGGGCTTTAAGATTATGCATCTGTTTTTGAACGATTTCGGTCATCTTTTAGCGCCTATGATTAGTGTATTGCCGCAGGAGCGGCCTGAAAACGTAAACGATACGAAGACCCTGCGTTTTGCCGCCAGGGCGAAAGATGATGCCGGCTTTCTCTTTTTCAACAATTACCAGCGGCTTACCGAGATGAATGATTTTGAAGATTGCCGTGTTCAGTTAAAACTAAAAAAAGAAATATTGACGCTGCCGAGAAAACCTTTCGATGTCAAAAAAGGAGCGTATTTTGTTTGGCCGTTCAATCTGGCGATGAATGACGCATTACTCAAATATTCTACTACGCAGATGCTTTGTAAACTTAATGATAAAGAAACGAATACGTACTTTTTCTTTGGAATCGATGGTATTGATGCCGAGTACGCTTTTGATTCTACAACCGTCCAAAGCGTCAAGACTCATGGCGGAAAGATAAGTTCTGCCGATGGGGTGACTTATATTTCCGGCGCGAAACCGGGCACGAATTGTATAATTCATATTGTAACAGCATCCGGAGAAAAAATTGATATTGTTACTTTGACCTCTGAGCAGGCAAAACACTGCTGGAAGGGGCAGGCATGGGGAAGGCAGAGAGTTTTTCTTTCCAAAGCCAATCTTCTTTTCGGGCGAGACGACCTTAAAGTTTACAGTACTGACCCGGAACAAATGTTCTTTTCGGTTTATCCTGCGTCGGAAGAAGAACTTTCTGACAGACTTGGCAGATTGCCCTCAGAAGATGACGGTTTATTTACTCAATATACCATGACAAGACAATATAAGAATGTCAAGATTGGAATTAACGCTTCTACTGACGGTGTTGAAAAGCGGGATTATAAAGAATGGTCGATACAAGTGCCGACGGATTTACTGGATGAAACAAGCGATGTATTTCTCCGCATACATTATGTTGGAGATACGGCGTGTGCTTATATTAACGGCAGACTTGCAGCAGACAATTTTTACAATGGTTTGCCCTGGGAAATCGGCTTGAAACGGTTTGCACCGGAAATTTTACAGGCGGGTCTTACTATTCGAATTACGCCTATGCGGAATCAGTCGCAAATATATTTGGAGAACTGGGTAAAACCGCCTAAAGGTAAAGAGTCCAATATCGAAAAAATTGAGGTTTTGCCTGAATACTCGGCAACTGTTATTCAATCGCGAATGCCTGCGATAACTGCAAAAAGACCAGAGTTGTCTTTGAGTAAAGAATAG
- a CDS encoding glycoside hydrolase family 2 TIM barrel-domain containing protein, producing the protein MQIYKVNFFKWISYEQKSISIFLLFILLSLLCDRGFCLNYRYGPDADFNVDRAVNFQDYSELAGAWQANLGQSDFNSVCDLYSDDTIDLKDLDVFTQYWLWQQPATHRERINFNIGWKFYKGAISGDTASNYSYNDSSWYNVTVPHNPPISLTSPDPARPAWGSYSYEGVSWYRKHFTLDSYYQQQGRKIFIEFEAANTVADVWINGTYLTTHYGGYLPFTVDITDYANFGATENVIAVKVDNTYNPDVPPGESGWFNWPGIYRDVWLHITDKLHVTDAVYAGKVADGGIFVTYPAVSTSQAQVQIKTNVKNEYTVSKNCVVKTYLLDPDNQIVDTDGISSTQSITADTDYTFTQTTTVDDPCLWHPDHPYLYTVLTQVYDDDVLVDTYRTHIGIRSIDFTKDGGFKINGETLRFMGTNRMQDYPYIGYAISNSEQYREAVRLKEAGFQYVRTAHYPQDPAFMDACDELGIMVMDEIPGFQNIGGTTFINRSYQDMRDMIRRDRNHACVIAWELSLNETGFNSTYANNAYNIGHAEYPGDQCFVSGWRVTGTSYPDVYIATPNAGARTYSGNKPLVISEYGEYEYTPTSNADRATWWVGGYGTIGYGEPGMLQQAWNHQEGLHLNRGMSNMCGDGLWVAFDYANYEQGIIDKLRIPKFSYYFFQSQRDPSLIIPGIDSGPMIFIANYWASSSPDDVKVYSNCEQVKLYINNVLQSTRSPDTAYPAANLLHPPFTFSGLTWVSGELKAEGLIGGQVVATHIVKTYGTASSIIVSFGADEMTADGSDIIFVYATVVSANGAVVQTFGSNSSADNITFNVTGPATFVSPTVIRPEAGIAAALLRSTNRPGQITVTATRSGLTGDSATIDNIMPERGQD; encoded by the coding sequence ATGCAGATTTATAAAGTTAATTTTTTTAAATGGATTTCTTATGAGCAAAAAAGTATTAGTATATTTTTGCTTTTTATCCTGCTGTCGCTTCTCTGCGACAGGGGTTTTTGTCTAAATTATCGCTATGGGCCTGACGCGGATTTTAATGTCGACAGGGCGGTAAACTTTCAGGACTATTCAGAATTAGCCGGTGCATGGCAGGCAAACTTAGGTCAGTCAGATTTCAACAGTGTTTGCGACCTGTATTCTGACGATACAATCGATTTGAAAGACCTTGATGTTTTTACGCAATATTGGCTGTGGCAGCAGCCGGCAACCCATAGGGAAAGGATTAATTTCAATATCGGGTGGAAGTTTTACAAAGGCGCCATTTCCGGAGATACAGCAAGTAATTATTCTTACAATGATAGTTCCTGGTATAATGTAACAGTTCCTCATAATCCGCCGATAAGCCTTACAAGTCCAGATCCTGCCCGTCCGGCATGGGGAAGTTACAGTTACGAAGGTGTCAGTTGGTATCGTAAACATTTTACATTAGATAGTTATTATCAACAGCAGGGACGAAAGATATTCATAGAATTTGAAGCGGCCAATACCGTTGCAGACGTATGGATAAACGGCACATATTTGACAACTCATTACGGCGGATATTTGCCGTTTACGGTTGACATCACCGATTATGCTAATTTTGGCGCAACCGAGAATGTTATAGCTGTAAAAGTTGATAACACATACAACCCCGATGTCCCGCCCGGCGAGTCCGGCTGGTTTAATTGGCCCGGTATCTATAGGGATGTATGGCTGCATATTACCGATAAGCTGCATGTTACTGATGCGGTTTATGCGGGTAAAGTCGCGGACGGCGGAATATTCGTTACATATCCTGCTGTAAGTACTTCTCAGGCTCAGGTCCAGATTAAAACGAATGTGAAGAACGAATATACTGTGTCGAAAAACTGTGTGGTAAAAACTTATCTTCTGGATCCCGATAATCAAATTGTTGATACAGATGGAATATCAAGCACGCAGAGTATTACGGCCGATACTGACTATACTTTTACGCAAACAACCACGGTTGACGACCCTTGTCTGTGGCATCCTGACCATCCTTATCTTTACACTGTTTTGACTCAGGTCTATGATGACGATGTTCTTGTCGATACTTACCGGACACATATAGGCATAAGGAGTATAGACTTCACTAAGGACGGCGGCTTCAAAATTAACGGTGAAACTCTCAGGTTTATGGGTACCAACCGAATGCAGGATTATCCTTATATAGGATATGCCATATCTAACTCTGAACAATACCGTGAAGCTGTACGATTAAAGGAGGCCGGCTTCCAGTATGTGCGTACCGCGCACTATCCGCAGGACCCTGCTTTTATGGATGCCTGCGATGAACTCGGCATTATGGTAATGGATGAAATACCGGGATTCCAGAATATCGGCGGAACGACTTTTATAAATCGCTCTTATCAGGATATGAGGGATATGATTCGGCGCGACAGAAATCACGCCTGCGTAATAGCGTGGGAACTTTCACTGAACGAAACCGGTTTTAACTCTACTTACGCAAATAATGCTTATAATATCGGCCATGCCGAGTATCCCGGCGACCAGTGTTTTGTATCGGGCTGGAGAGTTACCGGCACATCGTATCCGGATGTATACATTGCTACGCCAAACGCCGGCGCAAGAACATATAGCGGAAACAAACCGCTTGTCATCAGTGAATATGGTGAGTATGAATATACCCCAACAAGTAATGCGGATCGTGCTACGTGGTGGGTAGGCGGTTATGGAACTATTGGTTACGGCGAGCCGGGGATGCTCCAACAGGCGTGGAATCATCAGGAAGGGCTGCATTTGAACCGCGGCATGTCGAATATGTGCGGAGATGGATTATGGGTCGCTTTTGATTATGCAAATTATGAGCAGGGAATAATCGACAAACTTCGTATCCCGAAATTTTCCTATTACTTTTTCCAGAGTCAGCGAGACCCGAGCCTGATTATACCGGGTATTGATTCAGGCCCGATGATTTTTATAGCTAATTACTGGGCGTCCTCGTCTCCTGATGATGTGAAGGTTTACAGTAATTGCGAGCAGGTGAAATTATATATCAATAACGTTCTTCAGAGTACTCGCAGCCCGGACACGGCCTATCCTGCCGCGAATTTACTGCATCCTCCGTTTACATTTTCAGGTTTAACGTGGGTGTCAGGCGAACTTAAAGCTGAAGGTCTTATCGGCGGCCAGGTAGTTGCGACGCATATTGTCAAGACGTATGGAACGGCCAGTTCTATTATCGTCAGTTTTGGTGCCGATGAAATGACTGCGGACGGCTCAGACATAATTTTCGTCTACGCAACTGTTGTTAGTGCCAATGGTGCAGTGGTGCAGACATTTGGCAGTAACAGCAGCGCGGATAATATCACGTTTAATGTTACAGGTCCTGCGACTTTTGTCAGTCCGACTGTTATACGCCCAGAGGCCGGTATTGCGGCTGCTCTGCTTCGGTCAACGAATCGGCCCGGGCAGATTACTGTAACCGCCACGAGGTCAGGTTTGACCGGAGACTCTGCGACGATAGACAATATAATGCCTGAAAGGGGGCAGGATTGA